From Bacteroidota bacterium, one genomic window encodes:
- a CDS encoding 4Fe-4S dicluster domain-containing protein — RDHTISVNAILSDGTEAEFGPISKDQFLEKMKEQTLEAQIYRNIHEVLTDPGNREEIIKEYPDPRVHRRNTGYSIDLLLNSEPFTKAGEPFNFAKLIAGSEGTLAFITEIKLNVVSLPPRYTGLVCVHFESLPQAFQGNLIALKHKPAAVELMDQTILRLTEQNIGLRDNRFFISGDPAAILIIEFTGESEEEITLRAEAMEKEMRSAGMGYHFPLISGKDISKVWNLRKAGLGVLSNMPGDAKPVSVIEDTAVHPEVLPDYMDDFSRLLEKYKLECVYHAHIATGELHLRPVLNLKNRDDVELYRIIAEETARLVKKYKGSLSGEHGDGRLRGEFIPLMVGEKNYALLENIKDAWDPHHIFNPGKITATPDMRTKLRYEPGLETRDIVTFFDFSKDQGVLRATEKCNGSGDCRKSEVIGGTMCPSFMATRDENTTTRARANILREFLTNSDKSNPFNHKEIYDVMDLCLSCKGCKSECPSNVDITKYKAEFLQHYYDANGVPLRARLIAEISNINKLGMIMPGIFNFFTGNPFTSTIIKKALGFAPRRSIPPLYKITLRAWMAKNRNKLIVNSERKGKVFLFADEFTQYNDTAIGITTIKLLTELGYEVEIPGHTLSGRTYLSKGLVRKAKKYAEKNVRMLSEKINKENPLIGIEPSGILTFRDEYRELVSPELRVKAEHLSGNCFMIDEFIASEFEKGNITADQFTKAPLNIKLHGHCYQKSLASTKPTHIMLSIPENYKVVEIKSGCCGMAGSFGFEKEHYDLSMKVGELVLFPEVRKTDAETIIAAPGTSCRHQIHDGTGRKAKHPAEILYEALNKRK; from the coding sequence ACGTGACCATACAATATCTGTAAACGCCATCCTGAGCGATGGCACCGAAGCCGAATTTGGCCCCATCAGCAAAGATCAGTTCCTGGAAAAAATGAAGGAACAAACCCTGGAGGCTCAGATATACAGGAATATTCATGAGGTACTCACCGATCCGGGCAACCGGGAGGAAATCATCAAAGAATATCCTGACCCGCGTGTTCACCGAAGAAATACCGGCTATTCCATTGACCTCCTCCTCAATTCAGAGCCTTTTACCAAAGCTGGAGAACCTTTCAACTTCGCTAAGCTTATTGCCGGTTCAGAGGGGACCCTTGCCTTCATCACGGAAATCAAGCTCAACGTAGTGTCGCTACCCCCGCGTTACACAGGATTGGTTTGCGTGCATTTTGAAAGCCTGCCACAAGCCTTCCAGGGAAACCTTATCGCCCTGAAGCATAAACCCGCTGCGGTTGAGTTGATGGACCAAACCATCCTCAGACTTACCGAACAAAATATCGGACTGAGGGATAACCGCTTTTTTATTTCAGGAGATCCTGCAGCCATCCTTATTATAGAATTTACAGGGGAAAGCGAGGAGGAAATCACCCTGCGTGCGGAAGCTATGGAAAAGGAGATGCGCTCTGCCGGAATGGGATACCATTTTCCGCTAATCTCCGGGAAAGACATCAGCAAAGTATGGAACCTCCGGAAAGCAGGACTGGGCGTGCTTTCTAACATGCCCGGGGACGCTAAACCTGTTTCAGTGATAGAAGACACAGCCGTGCACCCTGAAGTCCTGCCAGATTATATGGATGATTTCAGCCGGCTCCTGGAGAAATATAAGCTCGAATGTGTTTATCACGCACATATCGCCACAGGAGAACTTCACCTCCGGCCGGTGCTTAATTTAAAAAATCGTGATGATGTTGAACTTTACAGAATCATCGCAGAAGAAACCGCAAGGCTGGTCAAGAAATACAAAGGTTCGCTAAGCGGCGAACACGGTGATGGCAGGCTCAGAGGTGAGTTCATTCCCCTTATGGTTGGTGAAAAAAACTATGCCCTCCTGGAAAATATCAAGGACGCCTGGGACCCCCACCATATTTTTAACCCCGGAAAGATAACCGCAACACCGGATATGCGGACAAAGCTCCGGTACGAACCCGGACTGGAAACCCGCGATATTGTGACATTTTTTGATTTCTCCAAAGACCAGGGAGTTCTGCGAGCTACAGAAAAATGCAACGGTTCAGGTGATTGCCGAAAATCTGAAGTCATCGGAGGTACCATGTGCCCGAGCTTTATGGCTACCCGCGATGAAAATACCACAACTCGCGCCAGAGCAAATATCCTTCGTGAATTCCTGACAAACTCAGATAAATCCAATCCCTTTAATCACAAAGAGATTTACGATGTGATGGACCTCTGCCTGAGTTGTAAAGGATGTAAATCTGAATGTCCATCCAATGTCGACATCACCAAATACAAAGCCGAATTCCTGCAGCATTACTACGATGCCAATGGAGTACCCCTCCGGGCAAGACTGATCGCAGAAATATCCAATATCAATAAACTGGGGATGATCATGCCGGGAATATTTAATTTCTTTACCGGTAACCCATTTACATCAACTATAATAAAAAAGGCTCTGGGATTTGCACCAAGACGCTCAATCCCCCCCCTTTACAAAATTACCCTCAGAGCCTGGATGGCAAAAAACAGGAATAAGCTCATTGTTAACAGTGAACGAAAAGGCAAAGTATTCCTTTTTGCCGATGAATTCACCCAATATAATGATACTGCCATCGGGATCACAACAATCAAACTGTTGACCGAACTGGGATATGAAGTTGAAATACCCGGTCATACATTAAGTGGCAGGACATACCTGTCAAAAGGCCTTGTCAGAAAGGCTAAGAAGTACGCAGAAAAAAATGTACGCATGCTGTCGGAGAAAATAAATAAGGAAAATCCCCTAATCGGAATTGAGCCTTCAGGAATTTTGACTTTCCGCGATGAGTACCGGGAACTTGTTTCTCCGGAGCTCAGGGTTAAAGCAGAACATCTGTCAGGGAACTGTTTCATGATAGATGAATTTATCGCATCCGAATTTGAAAAGGGAAATATAACTGCGGATCAATTTACAAAAGCTCCACTCAACATCAAACTTCACGGGCATTGTTACCAGAAATCCCTGGCATCGACCAAGCCCACTCATATTATGCTTAGTATTCCTGAAAACTATAAAGTTGTGGAGATAAAATCAGGATGTTGCGGAATGGCCGGATCATTCGGTTTTGAGAAGGAGCATTATGACTTATCGATGAAAGTCGGGGAACTGGTATTATTTCCTGAAGTAAGAAAAACCGACGCCGAAACCATCATTGCCGCTCCAGGTACCAGCTGCAGGCATCAAATCCACGACGGCACCGGCCGCAAAGCCAAACACCCGGCCGAAATCCTCTACGAAGCGTTGAACAAACGTAAATAA
- a CDS encoding ribonuclease Z — translation MKTFAVTVLGSGAAIPLLQRNPSAHLLNIHENLYLVDCAEGTQLQLRKSRVRMQRIDHIFISHLHGDHYFGLLGLITSLHLLGRTKELYVFAHAKLKEIIDIHLDASNTVLRYPMLFQEINPEKHEMIFENDSVTVESFPLNHNFPVNGFLFREKPARPNIRADFLENRQLSNIELQKIKKGENYIDPEGNIYFNQDITTPPPPPRSYAYCSDTAYYEPVIPVIKGADLLYHEATFMEDKAQDAADKFHSTAAQAATIAKLAGVKRLMIGHYSARYKTLGALLNEAKAVFPETILADDGKVVIVNQEE, via the coding sequence ATGAAAACATTTGCAGTAACCGTTCTTGGAAGTGGCGCCGCAATACCTTTGCTGCAGAGGAACCCCAGTGCCCATCTGTTAAATATCCACGAAAACCTGTACCTGGTTGATTGTGCTGAAGGTACACAGTTGCAATTAAGGAAAAGCAGGGTCAGGATGCAACGCATTGACCATATTTTCATCTCTCATCTGCATGGGGATCATTATTTTGGTTTGCTTGGACTCATAACCTCTTTGCATTTGCTTGGCAGAACAAAGGAGTTGTATGTTTTCGCCCATGCAAAGCTAAAGGAGATCATCGACATCCACCTGGATGCCTCCAATACAGTTCTTCGTTATCCCATGCTTTTTCAGGAAATCAATCCTGAAAAGCATGAGATGATATTTGAAAACGATTCAGTCACCGTAGAATCATTTCCTTTGAACCATAATTTCCCGGTAAATGGTTTCCTTTTCAGGGAAAAGCCTGCCAGACCCAATATCCGTGCTGACTTCCTGGAAAACAGGCAACTATCGAATATTGAGCTGCAAAAGATTAAAAAAGGTGAAAACTATATTGATCCTGAAGGTAACATTTATTTTAATCAAGACATTACCACGCCACCACCACCTCCGCGATCCTATGCTTATTGTTCGGATACGGCTTATTATGAGCCTGTTATCCCTGTAATTAAGGGTGCAGACCTGTTATATCATGAGGCAACCTTTATGGAGGACAAGGCACAGGATGCCGCTGACAAATTCCACTCAACCGCCGCACAGGCAGCTACCATTGCCAAACTGGCCGGTGTGAAACGACTTATGATTGGTCATTATTCAGCCCGTTACAAAACACTGGGTGCTTTACTTAACGAAGCAAAAGCTGTTTTTCCGGAGACTATCCTTGCGGACGACGGAAAGGTTGTGATCGTGAATCAGGAAGAATAG